One Myxococcus stipitatus DNA segment encodes these proteins:
- the rlmM gene encoding 23S rRNA (cytidine(2498)-2'-O)-methyltransferase RlmM: protein MPVQTQNATAGRWLWTCRAGFEAHLYEELAWAEAAPRLLGEALVESDAPEGPPPAFARAGYQVLAPLPPGPTDAQADAVARALTGQRGARPWVLQAFTPDTPRGNTRAAAAEALEAAVRARLPAERLLDDARRAREAGALLVGLCVAPDGVGALGLVAAREALSLAPGGRRRMRREGESPSRAAMKLEEALDGLALEPGRGDVCVDLGAAPGGWTQRLVARGAKVVAVDPARLMPELAAHARVEHVQESAFAYAPDAPVDWLFCDMAWRPLEVAQLLAKWGRRGWAGHLVANIKLPMKDKNPILHRVRHILVEDGGWAGLTLRQLYHDRDEVTVTAHRVR from the coding sequence ATGCCCGTACAGACGCAAAACGCCACGGCGGGGCGCTGGCTGTGGACGTGCCGCGCGGGCTTCGAGGCCCACCTCTACGAGGAGCTCGCCTGGGCTGAGGCCGCGCCGCGGCTGCTGGGCGAGGCCCTGGTGGAGAGCGATGCCCCCGAGGGCCCCCCGCCCGCCTTCGCCCGCGCCGGCTACCAGGTGCTCGCCCCGCTGCCCCCCGGCCCCACCGACGCGCAAGCCGACGCCGTGGCCCGCGCGCTCACCGGACAGCGCGGCGCGAGGCCCTGGGTGCTCCAGGCCTTCACCCCGGACACGCCCCGGGGCAACACGCGGGCCGCCGCCGCGGAGGCCCTGGAGGCCGCGGTGCGCGCCCGGCTCCCGGCGGAGCGGCTGCTCGACGACGCGCGGCGGGCCCGCGAGGCGGGGGCCCTGCTCGTCGGGCTGTGCGTCGCGCCGGACGGCGTGGGCGCGCTGGGGCTGGTCGCGGCCCGGGAGGCGCTGTCGCTGGCGCCCGGAGGCCGGCGCCGCATGCGGCGCGAGGGCGAGTCCCCGTCGCGCGCCGCGATGAAGCTGGAGGAGGCGCTGGACGGGCTGGCCCTCGAGCCCGGGCGCGGCGACGTCTGCGTGGACCTGGGCGCGGCGCCGGGCGGCTGGACGCAGCGGCTGGTGGCGCGCGGGGCGAAGGTGGTGGCGGTGGACCCGGCCCGGCTGATGCCGGAGCTGGCCGCCCACGCCCGGGTGGAGCACGTGCAGGAGAGCGCGTTCGCCTACGCGCCCGACGCGCCGGTGGACTGGCTCTTCTGCGACATGGCGTGGCGCCCGCTGGAGGTGGCGCAGCTGCTGGCCAAGTGGGGGCGGCGGGGCTGGGCCGGTCATCTGGTGGCCAACATCAAGCTGCCCATGAAGGACAAGAACCCCATCCTCCACCGCGTGCGCCACATCCTCGTCGAGGACGGCGGCTGGGCGGGCCTCACCCTGCGCCAGCTCTACCACGACCGGGATGAGGTCACCGTGACGGCCCACCGCGTGCGCTGA
- a CDS encoding adenine phosphoribosyltransferase, whose protein sequence is MNLPAPSASDPTLVADLNARLRDVPDFPKPGIVFKDITPVLADPRLFGRVIHAMAEPFRGRHITKVVGVEARGFLLGAPIALTLDAGFVPARKPGKLPHRSVVERYSLEYGADGLEMHEDAILQGERVLVVDDVLATGGTADATAKLVRRLGGELVGFSFLISLDFLEGPKRLGPDKVTALLSF, encoded by the coding sequence ATGAACCTGCCCGCCCCCAGCGCGTCCGACCCCACCCTCGTCGCCGACCTGAACGCGCGCCTGCGCGACGTGCCGGACTTCCCCAAGCCCGGCATCGTCTTCAAGGACATCACCCCCGTGCTCGCCGACCCGCGCCTGTTCGGGCGCGTCATCCACGCCATGGCCGAGCCCTTCCGCGGCCGGCACATCACCAAGGTGGTGGGGGTGGAGGCGCGAGGCTTCCTGCTGGGGGCGCCCATCGCCCTCACGCTCGACGCGGGCTTCGTCCCCGCGCGCAAGCCGGGCAAGCTGCCCCACCGCTCCGTCGTGGAGCGCTACTCGCTGGAGTACGGCGCGGACGGGCTGGAGATGCACGAGGACGCCATCCTCCAGGGCGAGCGCGTGCTGGTGGTCGACGACGTGCTCGCCACCGGCGGCACCGCCGACGCCACCGCGAAGCTCGTCCGCCGGCTGGGCGGCGAGCTGGTCGGCTTCAGCTTCCTCATCAGCCTCGACTTCCTCGAGGGCCCCAAGCGCCTGGGACCGGACAAGGTGACGGCGCTCCTGTCGTTCTGA
- the recN gene encoding DNA repair protein RecN — MLLGLRISNVAVIEEVEVAFGAGLTVLTGETGAGKSILVDSLGLLLGGRADAEVIRAGCEEASVEGVFARTPVLASRLEELGLPDLGDEVLVRRVLGRTGRGKVYVNGALVTVGVLTKLTRGAVDIAGQHEHVSLFDPALHRVLLDRYGEVEEPLAAYFGEYSALREVDARMEALGGDEAKVRERAEFLRFQLDEISRIDPEPGEDARLDAERKRLSSAEKLKRHAAEAELLVSGEEPSAVETVGRALGLVHEAVKCDASLSPVAQALSTALAELEEARRRLNRYVEGLESDPNRLADVEERLDGLKRLCRKHGATLDGVLKKRGEIEAELGTLENRQEVLEELAAERRRVEERARKAAAALSRARSASAVEFSAQVREGLGHLAMGKAAFEVRVTPGEVLRPDGLDEVEFFFSANPGEPARALAKVASGGEASRLLLALKRALADSDKGGCYILDEADAGVSGAIADVVGRMIKEVSGHRQVLCITHLPQVAAYADAHLLIRKAVKGERTVSQVTVLAAGAERTRELARMMSGVEVTREALGAAEALVRSAHRALTPPRARSRESGPEGNPRGRLRRTA; from the coding sequence GTGCTGCTGGGTCTGCGGATTTCGAACGTGGCGGTGATCGAGGAGGTGGAGGTGGCGTTCGGAGCCGGCCTCACCGTCCTCACGGGTGAGACGGGGGCGGGTAAGTCCATCCTCGTGGATTCATTGGGGCTGCTGCTCGGCGGCCGGGCGGACGCGGAGGTCATCCGCGCCGGCTGCGAGGAGGCGTCCGTGGAGGGCGTCTTCGCGCGCACCCCGGTGCTGGCCTCGCGCCTGGAGGAGCTGGGGCTGCCGGACCTGGGGGACGAGGTGCTCGTCCGCCGGGTGCTGGGGCGCACCGGCCGGGGCAAGGTCTACGTCAACGGCGCCCTGGTGACGGTGGGGGTGCTGACGAAGCTGACCCGGGGGGCGGTGGACATCGCCGGGCAGCACGAGCACGTCAGCCTCTTCGACCCCGCCCTGCACCGGGTGCTGTTGGACCGGTACGGGGAGGTGGAGGAGCCGCTGGCGGCCTACTTCGGGGAGTACTCCGCGCTGCGGGAGGTGGACGCGCGCATGGAGGCCCTGGGCGGGGACGAGGCGAAGGTGCGCGAGCGGGCGGAGTTCCTGCGCTTCCAACTGGATGAAATCTCCCGCATCGACCCGGAGCCGGGGGAGGACGCGCGGCTGGACGCGGAGCGCAAGCGCCTGTCGAGCGCGGAGAAGCTCAAGCGGCACGCGGCGGAGGCGGAGCTGCTCGTCTCCGGGGAGGAGCCGTCCGCGGTGGAGACGGTGGGGCGGGCGCTGGGGCTGGTGCACGAGGCCGTCAAGTGCGACGCGTCGCTGTCCCCGGTGGCGCAGGCGCTGAGCACGGCGCTGGCGGAGCTGGAGGAGGCACGGCGGCGGCTCAACCGGTACGTGGAGGGCCTGGAGTCGGACCCGAACCGGCTGGCGGACGTGGAGGAGCGGCTGGACGGCCTCAAGCGGCTGTGCCGCAAGCACGGCGCCACGCTGGATGGCGTGTTGAAGAAGCGCGGCGAAATCGAGGCCGAGCTGGGCACGCTGGAGAACCGGCAGGAGGTGCTGGAGGAGCTGGCCGCGGAGCGGCGGCGGGTGGAGGAGCGCGCGCGCAAGGCGGCCGCGGCGCTGTCGCGGGCGCGCTCGGCGAGCGCGGTGGAGTTCTCCGCCCAGGTGCGCGAGGGCCTGGGGCACCTGGCCATGGGCAAGGCGGCCTTCGAGGTGCGGGTGACACCCGGAGAGGTGCTGCGCCCGGACGGCCTGGACGAGGTGGAGTTCTTCTTCAGCGCCAACCCCGGGGAGCCGGCGCGCGCGCTGGCGAAGGTGGCCTCCGGTGGCGAGGCCAGCCGTCTGCTGCTGGCCCTCAAGCGGGCCCTGGCCGACAGCGACAAGGGCGGGTGCTACATCCTCGACGAGGCGGACGCGGGCGTCAGCGGGGCCATCGCGGACGTGGTGGGGCGGATGATCAAGGAGGTCAGCGGCCACCGTCAGGTGCTCTGCATCACCCACCTGCCCCAGGTGGCGGCCTACGCGGACGCGCACCTGCTCATCCGCAAGGCGGTGAAGGGGGAGCGGACCGTGTCCCAGGTGACAGTCCTGGCGGCCGGCGCGGAGCGCACCCGGGAGCTGGCCCGGATGATGTCCGGCGTGGAGGTGACGCGCGAGGCGCTGGGGGCCGCAGAGGCCCTGGTGCGCTCGGCCCACCGGGCCCTGACGCCGCCCCGGGCCCGCAGCCGGGAGTCCGGACCCGAGGGGAACCCCCGGGGACGGCTGCGCCGGACGGCTTGA
- a CDS encoding diguanylate cyclase domain-containing protein: MPYPLDDATATALVSLFPWVMTRSPQAPVQAAVEALLQAEQARRGHPDAKTGALQVPALTQGTLLKEEYDLSTHAHHDGWRVGAVIADVKGMINLNARFGFATGDALLRATVESLSAQYPGAKVVRLHGDAFAALLVPTSQLTVDASLAGPTHERLARDTRRVLPEGTPDEDAPSWTVSLLEVTVDAPSHWQVLGPLVWAELERAHVMQRSGRAQGLQRRRLRLDGFVPGPATL; encoded by the coding sequence ATGCCCTACCCACTCGACGACGCCACCGCCACCGCCCTCGTGTCCCTGTTCCCCTGGGTGATGACCCGCAGCCCCCAGGCGCCGGTGCAGGCCGCCGTGGAGGCGCTCCTCCAGGCCGAACAGGCCCGCAGGGGCCACCCGGACGCGAAGACGGGCGCGCTCCAGGTCCCCGCCCTCACCCAGGGCACCCTCCTCAAGGAGGAGTACGACTTGTCCACCCACGCGCACCACGACGGCTGGCGCGTGGGCGCCGTCATCGCGGACGTGAAGGGGATGATCAACCTCAACGCCCGCTTCGGCTTCGCCACCGGGGACGCCCTCCTCCGCGCCACCGTGGAGTCGCTCTCCGCGCAGTACCCGGGCGCCAAGGTGGTGCGCCTGCACGGAGACGCCTTCGCCGCCCTGCTCGTGCCCACCTCCCAGCTCACCGTCGACGCGTCACTGGCTGGCCCCACCCACGAGCGCCTGGCGCGCGACACCCGGCGCGTCCTGCCAGAGGGCACGCCGGACGAGGACGCGCCCTCGTGGACGGTCAGCCTGTTGGAGGTGACGGTGGACGCGCCGTCACACTGGCAGGTGCTGGGGCCGCTGGTCTGGGCGGAGCTGGAGCGCGCCCACGTCATGCAGCGCTCCGGTCGCGCCCAGGGGCTGCAACGGCGGAGGCTGCGGCTGGATGGCTTCGTGCCCGGACCCGCCACGCTCTGA
- a CDS encoding M23 family metallopeptidase, whose translation MAKKSFTLMVIPDHDAPVKRYTIQRSFLMQVGMGLMLVVGLGAGASIHYFQVAADASENRILREENLTLRSQLKSVRERIEHIGSTLDRVERFDQKLRAMTLLSDPQRNLAMGPTEPEAGTQVPATDTQFTQLTTTETPKLLMGRLDKLSAEATRQEQSLQELQAYFQDQKSLLASTPSIWPARGWVTSDFGQRLDPYTADRVMHAGLDIAAPHGKEVFSPSDGTVVFAGLEGGYGNVIVVDHGYGIKTRYGHLAKMLVKAGDKVKRGSLIAAVGNTGRSTGPHLHYEVRVNGIPQNPRKFILEE comes from the coding sequence GTGGCGAAAAAGTCCTTCACGTTGATGGTCATCCCAGACCACGACGCGCCGGTGAAGCGGTACACCATCCAGCGGTCCTTCCTCATGCAGGTGGGGATGGGGCTCATGCTGGTGGTGGGACTGGGGGCGGGGGCGAGCATCCACTACTTCCAGGTGGCGGCCGACGCGTCGGAGAATCGAATCCTTCGCGAGGAGAACCTGACGCTGCGCTCGCAGCTCAAGTCGGTGCGTGAGCGCATCGAGCACATCGGGTCGACGTTGGACCGGGTGGAGCGGTTCGACCAGAAGCTGCGCGCGATGACGCTCCTGTCCGACCCGCAGCGCAACCTGGCCATGGGCCCCACGGAGCCGGAGGCGGGCACGCAGGTGCCGGCCACGGACACCCAGTTCACCCAGCTGACGACGACGGAGACGCCCAAGCTGTTGATGGGCCGGCTGGACAAGCTGAGCGCGGAGGCCACGCGGCAGGAGCAGAGCCTCCAGGAGCTGCAGGCGTACTTCCAGGACCAGAAGTCGCTCCTGGCGTCGACGCCGTCCATCTGGCCGGCGCGCGGGTGGGTGACGAGCGATTTCGGTCAGCGCCTGGACCCGTACACGGCGGACCGGGTGATGCACGCGGGGCTCGACATCGCGGCGCCGCACGGCAAGGAGGTCTTCTCTCCGTCGGACGGCACGGTGGTGTTCGCGGGCCTGGAGGGTGGCTACGGCAACGTCATCGTCGTGGATCACGGCTACGGCATCAAGACGCGCTACGGCCACCTGGCGAAGATGCTGGTGAAGGCGGGTGACAAGGTGAAGCGCGGCTCGCTCATCGCGGCGGTGGGCAACACCGGCCGCTCCACCGGGCCGCACCTGCACTACGAGGTCCGCGTCAACGGCATCCCGCAGAACCCGCGCAAGTTCATCCTCGAGGAGTAG
- a CDS encoding SNF2-related protein produces the protein MQSTVDIRDALPPQDTQWLRGLKAEVQPTTFKKGREVAESRRVFGLQREGDRIRAQVAGSTGERYEVALMLEGGKATSSCTCQSWNVYGPHCKHVVAAALIYAARFRPPPRPQPQPVAAAVPEATAPSAAANEVVESEVPVEPDAPAADAVSLPALAKVESWLGLSSQPDYEFFYRLTAANTNSGSRQWVVDVRRQDAQTKGPIHVKRVLQTGGRIAPADERVFMVLARHEHRYDSRIVLSDEDLSEVLDLLRQRRVIYRGTALINTETPVRPQIRLESRPDGADARIELLFPDGASYALKDVILLSGRRTWVIQGQNLHPVEPDFPPRLLRKWLLEPSMSFPTGQLDRVLTFFAAHLPRFRMSLKADDIEVDETVQPHFVLTLEGNPERVKVQLAARYGQTTAPVSPTATHLGYASGVGGDSRKLFRRREDLERAAGKQLLDMGLRFDPQAHAFDATGDVALEFWARGLASLPPEWERFGVQAPKVRLRPKLKPRIRVGMSGVQWFDLDAEFVTDDQAVDLGAVRMWLDSGRRFVPLKDGTFAEADPVEIKRVADLLEEAGAMPGRSRTRLPLHQAVALDLLADLGEFTEVEAKARQAMLELRETAGVPKVAVPDGLQATLRHYQEAGLSWLWFLRRHGLSGILADDMGLGKTIQSLSLLQKVANDEGRKPSLVVAPTSVLANWEREAERFTPGLKSMVWHGQDRKERAEDLKEMDLVLTSYALVRRDLDQLSQVGFRYVILDEAQNIKNADSATAQACKALPSETRLALTGTPLENRLSELWSIFDFLMPGFLGSADGFGDRYEQPIQVANDSTVKDRLRRRIQPFILRRLKTEVAKDLPPKTESVAWCEMEPGQAALYREVMEESRRKVNESIEKVGFKRSRVSILAALMRLRQVCCDPRLLKMPPGTLLPPSAKVERFMELVEDLVAEGHRALVFSQFTEMLELLKAEADKKGLRYLYLDGRTKDRMGKVDEYNRPDGPPLFFISLKAGGTGLNLTAADYVIHFDPWWNPAVEDQATDRTHRIGQTRAVISYKLITRGTVEEKILSLQRRKRDLAAGVLGGEGDEMARTLTEQDIQELFTET, from the coding sequence GTGCAATCCACCGTCGACATCCGAGACGCCCTCCCTCCTCAGGACACCCAGTGGCTCAGGGGCCTGAAGGCCGAAGTCCAACCCACCACCTTCAAGAAGGGCCGGGAGGTCGCCGAGTCGCGGCGCGTCTTCGGGCTCCAGCGGGAGGGGGACCGCATCCGCGCGCAGGTCGCTGGTTCGACCGGCGAGCGCTACGAGGTCGCGCTGATGCTGGAGGGGGGCAAGGCCACCTCCTCCTGCACGTGTCAGTCGTGGAACGTGTACGGCCCCCACTGCAAGCACGTGGTCGCCGCGGCGCTCATCTACGCGGCCCGCTTCCGTCCCCCGCCCCGGCCGCAGCCCCAGCCGGTGGCCGCCGCCGTGCCGGAGGCCACGGCCCCGTCCGCCGCCGCCAACGAGGTGGTGGAGTCGGAGGTCCCGGTGGAGCCGGACGCCCCCGCCGCGGACGCGGTCAGCCTGCCGGCGCTCGCCAAGGTGGAGAGCTGGCTGGGCCTGTCCTCGCAGCCGGACTACGAGTTCTTCTATCGGCTGACGGCCGCGAACACGAACTCGGGCAGCCGCCAGTGGGTGGTGGACGTGCGTCGCCAGGACGCGCAGACCAAGGGCCCCATCCACGTGAAGCGGGTGCTCCAGACGGGGGGGCGCATCGCCCCCGCGGACGAGCGCGTCTTCATGGTGCTGGCGCGGCACGAGCACCGCTACGATTCGCGCATCGTCCTGTCGGACGAGGACCTGAGCGAGGTGCTGGACCTTTTGCGCCAGCGGCGCGTCATCTACCGCGGCACGGCGCTCATCAACACGGAGACGCCGGTGCGGCCGCAGATCCGCCTGGAGTCGCGTCCGGACGGCGCGGACGCGCGCATCGAGCTGCTCTTCCCGGACGGCGCCAGCTACGCGCTCAAGGACGTCATCCTGCTGTCGGGGCGGCGCACCTGGGTCATCCAGGGGCAGAACCTGCACCCGGTGGAGCCAGACTTCCCGCCCCGGCTGCTGCGCAAGTGGCTGCTGGAGCCGAGCATGTCCTTCCCCACGGGGCAGCTCGACCGGGTGCTGACGTTCTTCGCCGCGCACCTGCCGCGCTTCCGCATGTCGTTGAAGGCCGACGACATCGAGGTGGACGAGACGGTGCAGCCCCACTTCGTCCTCACGCTGGAGGGCAACCCGGAGCGCGTGAAGGTGCAGCTGGCCGCGCGCTACGGGCAGACCACCGCGCCGGTGTCCCCCACCGCCACGCACCTGGGCTACGCCAGCGGCGTGGGCGGGGACAGCCGCAAGCTGTTCCGTCGCCGCGAGGACCTGGAGCGCGCCGCGGGCAAGCAGCTGCTGGACATGGGGCTGCGCTTCGACCCGCAGGCGCACGCGTTCGACGCGACGGGGGACGTGGCGCTGGAGTTCTGGGCGCGCGGCCTGGCGTCGCTGCCGCCCGAGTGGGAGCGCTTCGGCGTGCAGGCGCCCAAGGTGCGCCTGCGTCCCAAGCTCAAGCCGCGCATCCGCGTGGGCATGAGCGGCGTGCAGTGGTTCGACCTGGACGCGGAGTTCGTCACCGACGACCAGGCGGTGGACCTGGGCGCGGTGCGCATGTGGCTGGACTCCGGCCGCCGCTTCGTCCCCCTGAAGGACGGGACGTTCGCGGAGGCGGACCCGGTGGAGATCAAGCGCGTGGCGGACCTCCTGGAGGAGGCCGGCGCCATGCCGGGCCGCTCGCGCACGCGGCTGCCGCTGCACCAGGCCGTCGCGCTGGACCTGCTGGCGGACCTGGGCGAGTTCACCGAGGTGGAGGCCAAGGCGCGCCAGGCGATGCTGGAGCTGCGCGAGACGGCGGGCGTGCCCAAGGTGGCGGTGCCGGACGGCCTGCAGGCCACGCTGCGCCACTACCAGGAGGCGGGCCTGTCCTGGCTGTGGTTCCTGCGCCGCCACGGGCTGTCCGGCATCCTCGCGGACGACATGGGTCTGGGCAAGACCATCCAGTCGCTCAGCCTCCTGCAGAAGGTGGCCAACGACGAGGGCCGCAAGCCGTCGCTCGTCGTCGCGCCCACCAGCGTGCTCGCCAACTGGGAGCGCGAGGCGGAGCGCTTCACCCCGGGCCTGAAGTCCATGGTGTGGCACGGCCAGGACCGCAAGGAGCGCGCCGAGGACCTGAAGGAGATGGACCTGGTGCTCACGTCCTACGCGCTGGTGCGCCGCGACCTGGACCAGCTCTCCCAGGTGGGCTTCCGCTACGTCATCCTGGACGAAGCGCAGAACATCAAGAACGCGGACAGCGCCACCGCGCAGGCGTGCAAGGCGCTGCCGAGCGAGACGCGCCTGGCCCTGACGGGCACGCCGCTGGAGAACCGGCTGTCGGAGCTGTGGAGCATCTTCGACTTCCTGATGCCGGGCTTCCTCGGCAGCGCGGACGGCTTCGGCGACCGCTACGAGCAGCCCATCCAGGTGGCCAACGACTCGACGGTGAAGGACCGGCTGCGCCGCCGCATCCAGCCCTTCATCCTGCGCCGCCTCAAGACGGAGGTGGCCAAGGACCTGCCGCCGAAGACGGAGAGCGTGGCCTGGTGCGAGATGGAGCCCGGCCAGGCCGCCCTCTATCGCGAGGTGATGGAGGAGAGCCGCCGCAAGGTCAACGAGAGCATCGAGAAGGTCGGCTTCAAGCGCAGCCGCGTCTCGATTCTCGCCGCGCTCATGCGCCTGCGTCAGGTGTGCTGCGACCCTCGGCTGCTCAAGATGCCGCCCGGCACGCTCCTGCCGCCCAGCGCCAAGGTCGAGCGCTTCATGGAGCTGGTGGAGGACCTGGTGGCGGAGGGCCACCGCGCCCTGGTGTTCAGCCAGTTCACGGAGATGCTGGAGCTGCTCAAGGCGGAGGCGGACAAGAAGGGCCTGCGCTACCTCTACCTGGACGGCCGCACCAAGGACCGCATGGGCAAGGTGGACGAGTACAACCGCCCGGACGGCCCGCCCCTGTTCTTCATCTCCCTGAAGGCGGGCGGCACCGGCCTCAACCTCACCGCGGCCGACTACGTCATCCACTTCGACCCGTGGTGGAACCCGGCCGTCGAGGACCAGGCCACGGACCGTACGCACCGCATCGGCCAGACGCGCGCCGTCATCAGCTACAAGCTCATCACCCGCGGCACGGTGGAGGAGAAGATCCTCTCGCTCCAGCGCCGCAAGCGGGACCTGGCCGCTGGCGTCCTGGGCGGGGAGGGGGACGAGATGGCACGCACCCTCACCGAGCAGGACATCCAGGAGCTGTTCACCGAGACCTGA
- a CDS encoding Stp1/IreP family PP2C-type Ser/Thr phosphatase → MSNTAGQTAASRLKVVSAGLTDVGRKRNHNEDSFLLDDELQLYVVADGMGGHAGGGTASRIAVETIDKELRRAREGKDNPFLSVPNLQDSPIPEALRTAVEKACLAIYTAAQEDPRLSGMGTTVISLVVREEHAFFAHVGDSRAYLIRGDLIQQISEDHSLVNEQIKAGMITPEEAKHSRYKNIITRSVGFEEEVQVDVMGLVSEPGDVFLLCSDGLANMLEDKEIHEVVAKAQGFEGVPKRLIDLANERGGDDNITVIVVRVEA, encoded by the coding sequence GTGTCCAACACCGCAGGGCAGACCGCGGCCTCCCGCCTCAAAGTCGTTTCCGCTGGCCTGACGGACGTCGGGCGTAAGCGCAACCACAACGAGGACAGCTTCCTCCTCGACGACGAGCTCCAGCTCTACGTCGTGGCGGACGGCATGGGGGGTCATGCGGGCGGGGGCACCGCCTCCCGTATCGCCGTGGAGACCATCGACAAGGAGTTGCGGCGCGCGCGGGAGGGGAAGGACAACCCCTTCCTGTCCGTGCCCAACCTCCAGGACTCACCCATCCCGGAGGCCCTGCGCACGGCCGTGGAGAAGGCCTGTCTGGCCATCTACACCGCCGCGCAGGAGGATCCGCGTCTTTCGGGCATGGGCACCACCGTGATTTCGTTGGTGGTGCGCGAGGAGCACGCCTTCTTCGCCCACGTGGGCGACAGCCGGGCGTACCTCATCCGGGGTGACCTCATCCAGCAGATCTCCGAGGACCACTCGCTGGTCAACGAGCAGATCAAGGCCGGGATGATCACCCCCGAGGAGGCCAAGCACTCCCGCTACAAGAACATCATCACCCGCTCCGTGGGCTTCGAGGAGGAGGTCCAGGTCGACGTCATGGGCCTGGTCTCCGAGCCCGGCGACGTCTTCCTGCTGTGTTCGGACGGCCTGGCCAACATGCTCGAGGACAAGGAGATCCACGAGGTGGTGGCCAAGGCCCAGGGCTTCGAGGGCGTGCCCAAGCGCCTCATCGACCTGGCCAACGAGCGCGGCGGCGACGACAACATCACCGTCATCGTGGTGCGGGTCGAGGCCTGA
- a CDS encoding 2-hydroxyacid dehydrogenase, which translates to MARTVRPRVFVTRQLPGEALGRLGEHVELRVWEDELPPSRDTLLEEASRADGLVTLLTDRVDARLLALAPGLRAVSNVAVGYDNIDVAACTQRRVAVGNTPGALTETSADFAFALILGLARRVAEADAYVRAGKWRTWSPTLLLGTDVYGATLGIVGAGGIGSAVARRARGFGMRVLYVSREAKPALEAQTGARRVDKATLLAQADIVSLHVPLTPLTRHWVGREELAALKPGALLVNTSRGGVVDPEALVEALREGRLGGAALDVTEPEPLPPDSPLMTLPNVLLAPHIASASHATRGRMASMAVDNLLAALEGRRPPHCVNPEVFA; encoded by the coding sequence ATGGCCCGGACCGTCCGCCCCCGTGTCTTCGTGACCCGCCAGCTCCCTGGAGAGGCCCTCGGCCGACTGGGCGAGCACGTCGAGCTGCGCGTCTGGGAGGACGAACTGCCACCCTCCCGGGACACACTCCTGGAAGAAGCCTCCAGGGCGGACGGACTCGTCACCTTGTTGACGGACCGGGTGGACGCCCGCCTGCTCGCCCTCGCGCCGGGGCTGCGAGCGGTCAGTAATGTGGCCGTGGGCTACGACAACATCGACGTCGCGGCCTGTACCCAGCGCCGGGTGGCGGTCGGGAACACCCCGGGGGCGCTCACGGAGACGTCCGCGGACTTCGCCTTCGCGCTCATCCTGGGCCTGGCCCGCCGGGTGGCGGAGGCGGACGCGTACGTGCGCGCGGGGAAGTGGCGCACCTGGAGCCCCACCCTGCTGCTGGGCACGGACGTGTACGGGGCGACCCTGGGCATCGTCGGCGCGGGCGGCATCGGCTCGGCGGTGGCCCGGCGCGCCCGGGGCTTCGGAATGCGCGTGCTCTACGTGAGCCGGGAGGCGAAACCCGCGCTGGAGGCGCAGACGGGCGCGCGCCGGGTGGACAAGGCCACGCTGCTGGCCCAGGCGGACATCGTCAGCCTGCACGTGCCGCTCACGCCCCTGACGCGGCACTGGGTGGGGCGCGAGGAGCTCGCCGCGCTGAAGCCCGGCGCCCTGCTGGTCAACACGTCGCGGGGTGGCGTGGTGGACCCGGAGGCGCTCGTCGAGGCCCTGCGCGAGGGCCGGCTGGGGGGCGCGGCGCTGGACGTGACGGAGCCGGAGCCCCTGCCCCCGGACAGCCCGCTGATGACCCTGCCCAACGTCCTGCTGGCGCCGCACATCGCCAGCGCGTCTCACGCCACGCGGGGGCGCATGGCCTCCATGGCGGTGGACAACCTGCTGGCCGCGCTGGAGGGACGGCGGCCACCCCACTGCGTCAACCCGGAGGTCTTCGCATGA